The following coding sequences lie in one Anguilla rostrata isolate EN2019 chromosome 8, ASM1855537v3, whole genome shotgun sequence genomic window:
- the LOC135261765 gene encoding cilia- and flagella-associated protein 20-like, which translates to MFKNTFQSGFLSILYSIGSKPLQIWDKKVRNGHIKRITDNDIQSLVLEVEGTNVSTTFITCPADPKKTLGIKLPFLVMIIKNLKKYFTFEVQVLDDKNVRRRFRASNYQSTTRVKPFICTMPMRLDDGWNQIQFNLSDFTRRAYGTNYIETLRVQIHANCRIRRVYFSDRLYSEDELPAEYKLYLPVQNKAKQ; encoded by the exons atgtttaaaaacacatttcagagtggattccTGTCCATTCTCTACAGTATTGGAAGCAAGCCACTCCAGATATGGGATAAAAAG GTGAGAAATGGTCACATTAAGCGGATAACGGATAACGACATTCAGTCTCTGGTGTTGGAAGTAGAAGGAACTAACGTCAG CACCACATTCATCACATGTCCGGCAGATCCAAAGAAGACACTTGGGATCAAACTTCCATTCCTGGTTATGATCATCAAGAATTTAAAGAAGTATTTCACCTTTGAGGTTCAG GTGCTGGACGATAAGAATGTGCGGCGTCGGTTTCGGGCGAGCAACTACCAGAGCACGACCCGCGTGAAGCCCTTCATCTGCACCATGCCCATGCGGCTGGACGACGGCTGGAACCAGATCCAGTTCAACCTGTCGGACTTCACGCGCCGCGCCTACGGCACCAACTACATCGAGACGCTCCGCGTACAG ATTCATGCTAATTGCCGCATCAGAAGGGTATACTTCTCAGACAGACTGTACTCGGAAGATGAACTCCCAGCAGAATATAAACTGTATTTACCTGTTCAGAATAAAGCAAAG CAGTAG